The Streptomyces sp. HSG2 genome has a segment encoding these proteins:
- a CDS encoding LysR family transcriptional regulator → MELEVRHLRALCAIAEAGSLHRAARLLGVSQPTLSHQLGRIERALGGALFIRERTGCRPTPLGRTVVGRARPLLADLRDLVHEARAASNGGEVAPRVGATASDALAGWLRRLRERGEDPTLRMDVSGGALLGGVAEGRLDVAFVHEVEGFPLRVPEGLCVRVLVDREPRSVMVPVGHPTAARRTVRLVDLAADRWMVDPTVDGEWEGLQRVLRSAGIAPRVLYGDPHTAASLVAAGEAVTVCRPGPPPRPDVAVRRLHGDPIGVRLLVATRTPAELDAVFPSLREAYWEAVRQSPAHRDPRDGAPGGASHPRGSACAH, encoded by the coding sequence ATGGAGCTGGAGGTGAGGCATCTGCGCGCGCTCTGCGCCATCGCCGAGGCCGGGAGCCTGCACCGTGCGGCTCGTCTCCTGGGCGTCTCGCAGCCGACGTTGAGCCACCAGTTGGGCCGGATCGAACGAGCGCTGGGCGGAGCGTTGTTCATCCGGGAGCGAACCGGTTGCCGACCCACACCGCTCGGGCGGACGGTCGTGGGTCGGGCCCGGCCCCTGCTGGCCGACCTACGGGACCTGGTCCACGAGGCACGAGCCGCCTCGAACGGCGGGGAGGTGGCACCTCGCGTCGGTGCCACGGCGAGCGATGCCCTGGCCGGCTGGCTGCGTCGGCTCAGGGAACGCGGAGAGGACCCCACCCTCCGGATGGACGTGTCCGGCGGCGCGTTGCTCGGCGGCGTCGCCGAGGGTCGGCTCGACGTGGCCTTCGTACACGAGGTCGAGGGCTTCCCGCTGCGCGTCCCCGAAGGCCTGTGCGTGCGGGTGCTGGTCGACAGGGAACCGCGGTCCGTGATGGTCCCCGTCGGTCATCCGACCGCCGCCCGGAGGACGGTCCGCCTGGTCGACCTGGCCGCGGACCGTTGGATGGTGGACCCCACCGTCGACGGCGAGTGGGAGGGACTCCAGCGCGTCCTCCGTTCGGCCGGTATCGCCCCGCGCGTCCTGTACGGCGACCCTCACACGGCCGCGTCCCTGGTGGCCGCCGGGGAGGCCGTGACCGTGTGCCGCCCCGGCCCGCCGCCCCGACCCGACGTCGCGGTCCGCCGGCTGCACGGCGACCCCATCGGTGTGCGCCTCCTGGTCGCCACGCGGACCCCGGCGGAGCTGGACGCGGTCTTCCCTTCGCTGCGGGAGGCGTACTGGGAGGCGGTCCGACAGTCGCCCGCCCACCGGGACCCGAGGGACGGGGCGCCGGGCGGCGCGTCACACCCGCGCGGCAGTGCCTGCGCCCACTGA
- a CDS encoding STAS domain-containing protein, with amino-acid sequence MTQDMPAGAGTAWIAEAGGERAVLMLAGDLSGPSVLRELEELLLDPRLACSPSWVLDTARVDRLDLACAYAVLRAVTTTPRPVALVVRGADRGVHRTLRQAGLDRVAVFEA; translated from the coding sequence ATGACTCAGGACATGCCCGCGGGTGCCGGCACGGCCTGGATCGCCGAGGCGGGCGGGGAGCGCGCCGTCCTCATGCTGGCGGGCGACCTGAGTGGTCCCTCCGTCCTGCGCGAGCTGGAGGAACTCCTGCTCGACCCGCGACTGGCCTGCTCCCCCTCATGGGTCCTGGACACCGCCCGCGTCGACCGCCTCGACCTCGCCTGCGCCTACGCCGTACTGCGCGCCGTCACCACGACCCCTCGCCCCGTCGCCCTGGTCGTGAGGGGCGCCGACCGCGGCGTCCACCGGACACTGCGCCAGGCCGGTCTCGACCGGGTCGCCGTCTTCGAGGCCTGA
- the pgm gene encoding phosphoglucomutase (alpha-D-glucose-1,6-bisphosphate-dependent) — translation MHHERAGKPAGPEDLIDVARLVTAYYTLRPDPAEPAQRVAFGTSGHRGSSLAAAFNDDHIAATSQAICEYRSARGTDGPLFLGADTHALSEPARVTALEVFAANEVTVLIDAADGYTPTPAVSLAVLDHNRGRDRGLADGVVVTPSHNPPADGGFKYNPPSGGPAGSAATSWIQDRANEIIAGGLKDVRRVPYPRALAAPTTGRHDFLDGYVGRLDEVLDLEAVRSAGVRIGADPMGGASVAYWARIAERYRLDLTVVNPLTDPTWRFMTLDWDGKIRMDCSSSHAMASLIARRERFDIATGNDADADRHGIVTPDAGLMNPNHYLAVAISYLYSHRAGWPADAAVGKTVVSSGMIDRVAADLDRRLVEVPVGFKWFVDGLADGTLGFGGEESAGASFLRKDGQVWTTDKDGIVLALLAAEITAVTGRTPSSHYAALTERFGTPAYARTDAPASREEKARLARLSPEHVTATVLAGEPVTSVLGRAPGNGEPLGGIKVCTENAWFAARPSGTEDVYKIYAESFLGPDHLRRVREEAREVVLAALVD, via the coding sequence ATGCACCACGAGCGCGCCGGCAAGCCGGCCGGACCCGAGGACTTGATCGACGTCGCCCGGCTCGTGACGGCGTACTACACGCTGCGTCCCGACCCCGCCGAGCCCGCGCAGAGAGTCGCCTTCGGGACATCGGGCCACCGCGGCTCGTCGCTCGCCGCCGCGTTCAACGACGACCACATCGCGGCGACCAGCCAGGCGATCTGCGAGTACCGGAGCGCGCGGGGCACCGATGGTCCGCTCTTCCTCGGCGCCGACACCCACGCGCTGTCCGAGCCCGCCCGGGTCACGGCGCTGGAGGTGTTCGCCGCCAACGAGGTCACGGTGCTGATCGACGCCGCCGACGGCTACACCCCCACACCGGCGGTCTCCCTCGCCGTCCTCGACCACAATCGCGGACGCGACCGGGGCCTGGCCGACGGAGTGGTCGTGACTCCCTCCCACAACCCTCCGGCCGACGGCGGATTCAAGTACAACCCGCCCAGCGGCGGCCCGGCGGGCTCGGCGGCGACCTCCTGGATCCAGGACCGGGCCAACGAGATCATCGCGGGCGGTCTGAAGGACGTGCGGCGGGTGCCGTACCCCAGGGCGCTCGCGGCGCCCACGACCGGGCGACACGACTTCCTCGACGGCTACGTCGGCAGGCTGGACGAGGTGCTGGATCTGGAGGCCGTCCGATCGGCCGGGGTGCGGATCGGGGCCGACCCGATGGGAGGGGCGTCCGTCGCCTACTGGGCCAGGATCGCCGAGCGGTATCGGCTCGACCTGACCGTGGTGAACCCGCTCACCGACCCGACCTGGCGGTTCATGACCCTGGACTGGGACGGGAAGATCCGCATGGACTGCTCCTCGTCGCACGCGATGGCCTCGCTCATCGCCCGGCGCGAGCGGTTCGACATCGCGACGGGCAACGACGCGGACGCCGACCGTCACGGCATCGTCACCCCCGACGCGGGCCTGATGAACCCCAACCACTACCTCGCCGTCGCCATCTCCTACCTGTACTCCCACCGGGCGGGCTGGCCTGCCGACGCCGCCGTCGGCAAGACCGTGGTCTCGTCCGGCATGATCGACCGCGTCGCCGCCGACCTGGACCGTCGACTGGTCGAGGTGCCGGTCGGATTCAAGTGGTTCGTGGACGGGCTCGCCGACGGGACGCTGGGGTTCGGCGGTGAGGAGTCCGCCGGGGCGTCGTTCCTGCGCAAGGACGGGCAGGTCTGGACCACCGACAAGGACGGTATCGTTCTGGCCCTGCTCGCGGCGGAGATCACGGCCGTCACCGGTCGGACGCCCAGCAGCCACTACGCCGCCCTGACCGAGCGGTTCGGGACCCCGGCCTACGCTCGCACCGACGCCCCCGCGTCCCGTGAGGAGAAGGCCCGACTGGCGCGGCTCTCCCCGGAGCACGTCACCGCCACCGTCCTGGCCGGAGAGCCGGTCACCTCCGTGCTCGGTCGTGCGCCCGGGAACGGCGAGCCCCTCGGCGGCATCAAGGTGTGCACCGAGAACGCCTGGTTCGCCGCGCGGCCCTCAGGAACCGAGGACGTGTACAAGATCTACGCGGAGTCCTTCCTGGGCCCCGACCACCTCCGACGGGTGCGGGAGGAGGCGCGGGAGGTCGTGCTCGCGGCGCTCGTCGACTGA
- a CDS encoding SAM-dependent methyltransferase, which translates to MADGTVSSELRDRIRTDQAHTARIWNYWLGGKDHYRVDQEAGDRIRELHPGIGEYALADRKFLGRAVRHLAGERGIRQFLDVGTGLPTADNTHEVAQRIAPDSRVVYVDNDPIVLAHAEALLTSSPEGRTDYLDEDLRNTDAILAHAGRTLDLDRPVALILLGVVIFVDDDSEARGVVRRLLDALPAGSHLVLSHTVTRPDMPDVDAAVSFWNEHGTPRLTQRTPQAVERFFDGLELLSPGVVSCNRWRPEPGDDPMPAEVAMFGGVGRKPGGEPLG; encoded by the coding sequence ATGGCGGACGGAACGGTGTCGAGCGAGCTGCGCGACAGGATCAGGACGGATCAGGCACACACGGCCCGGATCTGGAACTACTGGCTCGGGGGGAAGGACCACTACCGCGTCGACCAGGAGGCGGGAGACCGGATCCGGGAACTGCACCCCGGTATCGGCGAGTACGCGCTCGCCGATCGGAAGTTCCTGGGTCGCGCGGTGCGGCACCTGGCGGGCGAGCGCGGAATCCGCCAGTTCCTCGACGTCGGCACCGGCCTGCCCACCGCGGACAACACGCACGAGGTGGCACAGCGCATCGCCCCGGACTCACGCGTCGTGTACGTCGACAACGACCCGATCGTCCTCGCCCACGCCGAGGCCCTCCTCACCAGCAGTCCGGAGGGCAGGACCGACTACCTGGACGAGGACCTGCGGAACACCGACGCGATTCTCGCGCACGCCGGACGTACGCTGGACCTCGACCGGCCGGTGGCCCTGATCCTGCTCGGCGTGGTCATCTTCGTGGACGACGACTCCGAGGCCCGAGGCGTCGTCCGGCGTCTCCTGGACGCGCTGCCCGCCGGCAGCCACCTCGTCCTGTCGCACACCGTCACCCGACCGGACATGCCGGACGTGGACGCGGCCGTCTCCTTCTGGAACGAGCACGGCACTCCCCGCCTCACCCAGCGCACGCCGCAGGCCGTCGAGCGGTTCTTCGACGGCCTGGAGCTCCTCTCCCCCGGCGTCGTCTCCTGCAACCGCTGGCGCCCCGAACCGGGCGACGATCCGATGCCGGCCGAGGTCGCGATGTTCGGAGGGGTGGGCCGCAAGCCGGGCGGGGAGCCACTGGGGTGA